One window from the genome of Saccharomyces mikatae IFO 1815 strain IFO1815 genome assembly, chromosome: 6 encodes:
- the VPS30 gene encoding beclin 1 (similar to Saccharomyces cerevisiae VPS30 (YPL120W); ancestral locus Anc_8.615), which produces MKCQTCHLPLQLDPSLEGLSLTQRNLLLSNKSITTATNENITSNKDPEDTSTCALQVPKERLKRLGEIQNIRDLNLVDDKLTTDSFVFLNHDDSDDASLARNSRNDQGYGKENGDSNSKVSSDTSDRNSTFRDHEEEEQEIIEEHENQEIQLNPKTLSTQVNAMTNIFNILSSQTNIDYPICQDCCNLLINRLKSEYDDAIKERDTYAQFLSKLESQNKEVSEDVNPRQYSSNLQENESLKKEEGRLLEQLLHLEMTDNDLENELNRLQQRKVQLENEKLKKLSDLNLTDLNNIQFNKNLQSLKLQYELSLNQLDKLRKINIFNATFKISHSGPFATINGLRLGSIPETVVPWKEINAALGQLILLLATINKNLRINLEDYKLQPMGSFSKIKKRVVSSLENTNSTTNTPDDWLILPVYNDESFSLGKIFHKETKFDKSLETTLEIIIQITQQLSTIASASSSRILAANEDESSMNNNDDTENYTSDLELPYIMNKDKINGLSVKLHGSSPNLEWTTAMKFLLTNVKWLLAFSSNLLSKSITLCRANNDNDKNVINN; this is translated from the coding sequence ATGAAGTGCCAGACCTGTCACCTACCACTGCAACTAGACCCATCTTTAGAAGGTCTAAGTTTAACCCAACGAAATTTACTGTTATCAAATAAGTCAATTACCACCGcaacaaatgaaaatatcacTTCCAACAAAGACCCTGAAGATACTAGCACTTGTGCACTCCAGGTGCCGAAGGAAAGACTAAAGCGTCTAGGGGAGATTCAAAATATAAGAGATTTGAATTTAGTAGATGACAAACTGACTACTGATTCGTTTGTTTTTCTAAACCATGATGACAGTGATGATGCTAGCCTGGCACGCAATAGCAGGAATGATCAAGGTTATGGTAAGGAGAATGGCGATAGCAACAGCAAAGTTAGTAGTGATACTTCTGATCGAAACAGCACCTTTCGAGATCACGAGGAAGAGGAACAAGAAATCATAGAGGAGCACGAAAACCAAGAGATACAATTGAATCCTAAGACCCTGTCCACCCAAGTTAACGCAATGACCAATATATTCAACATTCTTTCATCTCAAACAAATATAGACTATCCAATTTGTCAGGATTGTTGTAATCTCTTGATAAACAGGCTTAAAAGTGAGTATGATGATGCGATTAAAGAAAGGGATACTTATGCTCAATTCCTGTCCAAATTAGAAAGCCAAAATAAGGAAGTATCAGAAGATGTTAATCCGAGGCAGTATTCTAGCAATctacaagaaaatgagagcttaaaaaaagaggagGGAAGACTTTTAGAGCAATTATTGCATTTGGAAATGACAGATAATGATttagaaaatgaactaAATCGTTTACAGCAACGAAAAGTTCAACTGGAAAATGAGAAGCTTAAAAAATTGAGTGATCTGAATTTAACAGATCTGAATAACATACAGTTCAATAAAAACTTACAATCATTAAAGTTGCAATACGAATTGTCCTTAAACCAATTAGATAAATTGAGGAAGATTAACATTTTCAACGCTACTTTCAAAATCTCACACAGCGGTCCCTTTGCCACTATAAACGGATTGAGGTTGGGTAGCATACCAGAAACAGTAGTACCTTGGAAGGAAATCAATGCAGCACTGGGTCAATTAATTCTTTTGCTAGCTACCATAAATAAGAATTTGAGGATAAACTTGGAAGACTATAAATTACAGCCAATGGGCTCATTttctaaaataaaaaaaagagtagTTAGCAGCCTTGAGAACACTAATTCTACTACGAATACACCTGATGATTGGTTGATTCTACCTGTTTACAATGATGAGAGTTTTAGTTTGGGAAAGATTTTCCACAAGGAGACCAAGTTTGATAAATCATTAGAAACAACACtagaaataataatacaaaTTACTCAACAACTTTCTACAATAGCGTCGGCGTCATCGTCACGAATACTCGCAGCGAATGAGGATGAATCTtcaatgaataataacGATGACACCGAAAATTATACTTCCGACCTTGAACTACCATACATCATGAATAAAGATAAGATCAATGGATTATCCGTTAAGTTGCATGGTAGTAGTCCAAACCTTGAATGGACAACGGCTATGAAGTTTTTATTAACAAATGTTAAGTGGCTTTTGGCGTTTTCTTCTAACTTATTGTCCAAGTCCATCACTCTATGCCGTGCaaacaatgataatgataagaatgTCATTAATAACTAA
- the MEI5 gene encoding Mei5p (similar to Saccharomyces cerevisiae MEI5 (YPL121C); ancestral locus Anc_8.618), which yields MMHGQDEWLDKDKTLVDEEEIASHNLSHTKKIDSNNNRVGKKSANEMTKQSNQKKISILNRELTKQLTILRQENNHLQQACKILSENKIKENRKSIEKWRTICKMELSFILNSTLIKINRMGGYKDFLEKEMEAKRRRLEYQIDSGMEDQIYEIKESEDFKQLSEIEQQEWESQMNEQLKELEKNKVVELEKLNKVLLDSEGKEFGMFELCTRLKLDYNLMFPQ from the coding sequence ATGATGCACGGTCAAGACGAGTGGTTGGACAAGGACAAAACTTTGGtagatgaagaggaaatcGCCAGTCATAACCTTTCTCAcacgaaaaaaatagatTCAAATAACAATCGGGTTGGTAAAAAGAGTGCTAATGAGATGACGAAACAAAGTaatcagaaaaaaatttccataCTGAATAGGGAGTTGACGAAACAACTTACTATTCTGagacaagaaaataatcatCTACAGCAGGCTTGTAAAATTCTGAGTGAAAACAAGATCAAGGAAAACAGAAAATCGATAGAAAAATGGAGAACCATTTGCAAGATGGAACTTTCGTTCATTCTAAACTCAACTCTGATCAAAATTAACAGAATGGGCGGTTATAAAGATTTTctagaaaaggaaatggaGGCCAAAAGGAGAAGACTAGAATACCAGATTGACAGTGGTATGGAAGACCAAATCTATGAAATTAAGGAAAGTGAAGACTTTAAGCAACTTTCAGAAATTGAGCAACAGGAGTGGGAAAGTCAAATGAACGAACAACTGAAAGAATtggagaaaaataaagtagtAGAGCTAGAGAAACTAAATAAGGTTCTGCTTGATAGCGAGGGGAAAGAATTTGGCATGTTTGAGCTATGTACTAGGTTAAAGCTTGATTATAACTTAATGTTTCCTCAATGA